From the Paenibacillus sp. MMS20-IR301 genome, the window CGGCGCAAGTTCCGGGTACGTGCAGCCTCCCAAATTATGCACTATAATGAGAACATTGCTGTTCTAGTGTGCAGATGAAAGGGGAACTACTCTAAATGAATCAAGCTTTATTAAAACTGGAGCAGAAGCTTGCGGCCGGCGGCCTCGATGCTCTGCTCGTAACTGATCCCAAGCATGTATATTACTTGACCGGCTTCGCCAGCAACCCGCATGAGCGCTTCCTCGGCCTGCTGCTGATCCGCGGCGAGGAGCCTGTGCTGATTGTCCCGGCGCTGGACGCCGAAGCAGCGCATGCCGCCTCCTCCGTCAAGACGATTCTGACGCACAGCGACACGGATAACCCGTACGAGCTGCTTAAATCACGCTTCGGCGGTGTTAATCCGGGCAGCTTCGGCATTGAGAAGGAGCATTTCTCCGTCAGCCGTTATGAACTCCTAACTGAAGCGGTCAAGGCCGGCTCCTTCAGCGACATCGGCCACCTGCTCCGGGCGATGCGCGTGATTAAGACGCCTGAGGAAGTTGCCATCATGAAGCATGCCGCTGAGCTTGTGGAGGAGGTTCTCCGCCGCGGCCTGGCACATGTCAAATCCGGTGTCAGCGAGATCGAGCTGGTAGCCGAGCTTGAATATCTGATGAAAAAGACCGGTGCCGCAGGCCCCTCCTTCGACACCATGGTGCTCTCCGGACCCAAAACCGCGCTGCCGCACGGGGTGCCGGGGGAACGCATCATCCAGAATGGCGATCTGCTCATGTTCGATCTTGGCGTCTACGCTGGAGGATATGCCTCTGACATTACCCGCACCTTCGCTGTAGGCGAAGTAGACCCTAAGTTAAAAGAGATCTACAATACCGTGCTTGCTGCCAATGAAGCCGGGATTGCCGCTTCCGTTGCCGGGGCTACTTACGGTTCCGTCGATAAG encodes:
- a CDS encoding Xaa-Pro peptidase family protein, with amino-acid sequence MNQALLKLEQKLAAGGLDALLVTDPKHVYYLTGFASNPHERFLGLLLIRGEEPVLIVPALDAEAAHAASSVKTILTHSDTDNPYELLKSRFGGVNPGSFGIEKEHFSVSRYELLTEAVKAGSFSDIGHLLRAMRVIKTPEEVAIMKHAAELVEEVLRRGLAHVKSGVSEIELVAELEYLMKKTGAAGPSFDTMVLSGPKTALPHGVPGERIIQNGDLLMFDLGVYAGGYASDITRTFAVGEVDPKLKEIYNTVLAANEAGIAASVAGATYGSVDKAARDVIEAAGYGEYFMHRVGHGLGMDTHEYPSLHGLNTDLISNGNVFTVEPGIYVPGLGGVRIEDDVLVTAEGPQTLTSFPKELTVLSL